The genomic window GTAAATTTGCACACTCATTCAACTCCATTCCTTATGCGTCCAGTGTTGCTCCTATTATTTTTCTTTTTAAGTGTTCTGCAGGTTGCTGCCCAGCCACCCGGAGGTCAGGGTCGCGATTCGTCGCGGTTTAAAGGAAGTATGAAAGATTCTTCATTTATGAAGAATATGGCACCTGTTGGAAAGGTAATTGGGATTTTGAGAGATTCTTCGAGCAAGGAAGCGATGGAATTTGCTTCCGTGGTGTTGATGAAAGTACGTGACAGTTCTGTAGCCGGGGTGCATTGACCGATGAGCGAGGGCATTTTCGTATCGAGGAAGTGATGCCGGGAAGATATTTTATTCGGATCACATCTATTGGTTACCGTCAACTCGACTCAAAGCCGTTTATGCTGAATCCGCAAGATCCTTTGAAAGATTTTGGGAATGTATGGATGCCACCTTCTCAGCGAATTTTGAAAGAAGCAGAGGTGGTAGGGGAGAAAGTGGAGTATGTAAATTCGCTGGATAAAAAGTCTATAACGTCGATAAAACCTTGATCAATGCAGGAGGTTCCGTCTCGGAAGTACTGCAAAATATTCCCTCTGTAAATGTGGACATAGATGGGAAGATCAGTTTGCGGGGAAGTGAACAAGTGACGATCTTAATTGATGGAAAACCTTCCGGCCTGACAGGTGATAACAGAGGCGCTATTCTCCAACAACTGCCGGCATCGAGTATTGATCAAATAGAAGTGGTCACGAATCCTTCTTCTAAATACGATGCCGAAGGGATGTCCGGAATTATTAATATAAAAACCAAGAAAGATAAAAATCCCGGATTGAATGGTACCGTTTCCGTTGGTGCAGGGACAAATGATAAGTACAATGCAGCGCTTAATCTGAATCGGAGAACAAAGACGCATAATGCCTTTTGAATTATTCTTTCCGTGATGATAGAAGGGATTTTGAAAGTAACAGCGATCGAACGAATACCTATAATGATACCACTACTTATTTTATATCTGAAAGTGACGGACATAATGATAACCTTTCCCATAATATTAGGGGTGGCATTGATTTTTATCTCAACGATTACAATACACTCGGATTTTCCGGCGGCTACAATATGCGGGATGAGCAGCGCAGAGATTTATCACTGACACGGCTTCAGGATGAAGAAAGAACAACCATCAGCGGATTTGATCGCCTTTCAAAAACGATAGAAGACAATACCAGTGGAGACGGAAGTATAGATTACCGCCGCACTTTTCCGAACAGTAAACGCGAACTGACAGCGAACGTGAACCTGAATGTTTTTGACCGGAATGCAGAAAACACCTTGTCCACATTTATCCCGGCTCCGGGATTTGATCTGAATCAACGCATCAATACGGAAAGTTATTCCTACAATGGAACCGGACAAGTCGATTATATATTGCCCTACGAAAGTTTTAGAATTGAATCAGGATTGAAAACTTCTTATCGTACCAACGATAGCCGCCAATCGTCCGATCGTTTTGATTTCGATAGTAATGTCTGGAACCAGGATACTTCCTTCACCGACCGGTTTATTTTTCAGAGTGGGTATATGCCGCCTATCTGCAATGGAGCGGTCGATGGAAAGTTTTCGAACTGAGTGCAGGTCTTCGGGCAGAGCAAACGTTTATCGAGGGAGATTCTAAAAGTGCAGATACCATTTTACACGGGACTTCCTTAATCTTTTCCCTCCGCAGCTATTAAATATAGTTTTAAGGAGGGCAGGGATGTTCAGTTGAGTTATAGTCGCAGGATAAACCGTCCGCGGAAATGCAATTGAATCCGTTCCGGAATGTATCCGATTCATTGAATATTTTTATCGGGAACCCTGCTATCCTGCCCGAGTTGACGCATTCACTCGAGTTCGGCTATATAGGCCGTTATGGAGAACAAAACATTTCCGCCAATGTCTTTTACCGGTATACCAACGATAATTCGCAGCGATTCAGAACGGTGGATACAGTGACGAATGTATCTACGCAATCATTCATCAACTATAACGCTACTGAAAATTTAGGCTTCGAATTGATCTTCCGGAATTCCTTCCTGAAATTATTTACCACTTCCGCCAGCTTCACCGTGTTTTATAATACCGTTGATGGCACCAATGTGGAAGACGATCTGGTAAGCGATGTATGGAGCGGAGATTTCCGCGGATCGATATCCGTAAAATTATCGAAGCAATTATCAGCACAGTTTAACGGCAATTACATGGCACCACGTGAACCACCACAAGGAACATTTAAAGGAATGAGTGGTGTTGATTTTGGTTTCAAGTATGATTTCAAAGGGAGGAAAATGGTCACTCAATGGTTCCGTTACCGATATTTTTGATACGCGAAATATGGTGATCGA from Bacteroidota bacterium includes these protein-coding regions:
- a CDS encoding TonB-dependent receptor plug domain-containing protein; translation: MINAGGSVSEVLQNIPSVNVDIDGKISLRGSEQVTILIDGKPSGLTGDNRGAILQQLPASSIDQIEVVTNPSSKYDAEGMSGIINIKTKKDKNPGLNGTVSVGAGTNDKYNAALNLNRRTKTHNAF
- a CDS encoding outer membrane beta-barrel protein, with the translated sequence MEPGYFLHRPVYFSEWVYAAYLQWSGRWKVFELSAGLRAEQTFIEGDSKSADTILHGTSLIFSLRSY
- a CDS encoding TonB-dependent receptor produces the protein MQLNPFRNVSDSLNIFIGNPAILPELTHSLEFGYIGRYGEQNISANVFYRYTNDNSQRFRTVDTVTNVSTQSFINYNATENLGFELIFRNSFLKLFTTSASFTVFYNTVDGTNVEDDLVSDVWSGDFRGSISVKLSKQLSAQFNGNYMAPREPPQGTFKGMSGVDFGFKYDFKGRKMVTQWFRYRYF